The genomic segment TCCGGCAATACCTTCACGGCTTTGATCCAGGAGGAGTGCATGGCCTCATACTCGTCCGCCGTTACCGTGTACAGTTCGGGCAGTTCCACTTCGAAAGCCACGGTCAGGTCGGCATCCTTGCTCACGATACAGCCGTTTTCTACCGACAGCAGGGGGAATCTGCGTTCCAGCGTTTCCGCCTTTAATACATTTCTCATGATTGTTGTTTTTTTCTTCTTCTTGTGAATAATCTGAAAACTCTCTTGCGGTGAATCAGATAGCGTGGATGTCGTTTTTCAGCCAGCAGCTTCATCAGCCCGTGTTCACCGTAACGGGCATTCAAACGGAATATCACCCACACCAACAGGCTGCCGGACAGGATTCCGAAGGATAAGCATATCCATTGGTCCACCCCCGTCAGGTAAAGAAAGACTACCATAAGGAGCACCATCGCAAGCCCTCCGGCAAAGACGAACAGGTATTGCGACTTGAGTCCTTTGAACTCGACGGGGTTGCCGGCACCTTTGTTTACCGGATATTCCATAGGCTTTAGAGGAAGAAGGAACGTAAGATGGTGGCGGCTACGATCAGAAAGATACAGGCAAAGAACCAGCTAGCGGCGGTTTTCGAAGTGTCGGGGTCTCCGCTGGAAAATTTGCCATAGGTCTTGATACCGCCTACCAGACCAAGCACCGCACCGATGGCATAGCATAGTTTGGTGGCGGGATCGAAATACGAGGTCATGAGGCTGGTTGCCTCGTTGATACCCGCAAGGCCCTGGCCCTGCGCAAAGGTGTTTGCGGCGATGACCGCACACATCACAGAAAAAAGGATTCTTCTTTTCATTGTCGAATCGTTTGGGTAAGACATAAATTTGAATTCGACAACAAAGATAAATGGGGATAATGCGCTATGATTCAGATGTGTCATCAGATGTCATCAAATGTCATCAGATGTCTCATTGCGTCATTGTATGTATATGTTTACTTATTTACCAATTCAACGGTATGTATTGATAGACTGCCATATATGTTATTTGCGTTAATTATATTACTATCTAACTATATGTGTTTGCCGTTAATGAGTTCACCTATTTCAGTTTTTTTCAGTTCACTATTTAAATGAATTCACATGTTTTTCTAACTCCCTAATTATTATTCTAAAAAGAGCTTAGTCAAAATATTTATAAAACAGGTAGTTTTACCTTCAATTTTTTGTTGTCTTTCCTTTTTCCAAATATGTTGCACATTTGTGAAATTTTCAATTTATTCAAAATGAAATTTTATGACTTGTGCGTTTACAACATCGTGGAAAGAATGATTTATTAAATATAAAAAATCAAAAAAAATAGGCTTCAAGAATATTACATAATGGTAAATTGGGGGAAAAGAGTATATTTGTATAATATAATACGATATTATAAATATACGCAGGTAGTGATTTACTAATATAGATTTGATATATAGAATATTATGAAACAGAATTTTATCATAAGAGGATTACGTGGAAGTGTGTTTATGCCACAGATAACGTTTAATTGGGAATTTATTTCAGCCATACAAACGATGTTGCCTAATTATATCCCTTCCGTTATTTCTGATACCCCACAAGTAATAAAAGGTATGCTACTCTCTCCTGGGGATTGGATTTTGTCTTCTCCTGATGATAATATACGAATAGTGTTTCAAGCACAAAAAGTAGACTATATTATTAATACAAATATTGAATATACTCAAGATATAGTATCTACACTTGCAAATAATTGTAATCAGATATTTAAGAGAATTATGGAAATTACAGGGATGAGAGCAAGCCGTTTAGCCATTGCCCCCACTCTTGAATATAAAGGTGATACTACTTTATTTAAGAATTTTGTCAATAAAATCTACGCAAAGAACACATTCAAAGAATCGAAAGTGGATAATTGTGATTTTTCACAAGTCTTTCGCGTTGATGAGGAAATTAACGGGAAACAGTTCATTGTAAATTATTTATCTAAGTTTTATGTAGCTACTCCTATCGTAGTTGTTAACGGTATAAATACTATCCAAGAGGTAAATATGGTAGATTTTGATATTAACACGTTTGTAAATCCTGAGTATTCTTTTGACACTAATGCAACTAGTGATTTCTTTCAAAAAGGAGCAGGATTTTGCTCTGAATTCTTGTTGTGGTATATTGGAGAATAATAGATATAGATATGGAAGTAACCTCACTATATGATTATACTAAAAGATTTACAGAGCCACAATTACAATTTCAGTCTGCCCTTGAATATCCAACAGATTTTTGGGAAAACTATTTAAGTGACATATCCAAAGGTGCTTTAAAATCATTTGATATAAAGTGTCCTGCACTTCCTGATATGTTTTGGCTAAACAAATTGCCAATAGGTTCTTCTCAATATATAGCACAGGATGCCGAAGATAGGATAAATGAAAAATGTGCTTCTAGCGCAAACAGTGATAATATTTCAAGCGGTCAAATAATACGCAGAACGTCTAAAGATTCTACAAGTAGCGCTGATTTAAATAGAATGAATGAAGAATTTCATTCATCATTATCTAAACGGACTCAAACATTTGTATGGACACTGCAACATATAGATTTTGAGGATGGTGTAGAAAATGATATAATTAAAGAGGTAGAAGGTTATATTAAAACGAATAGATTTGTAACTTATTTATGGTTACATTCTATTTATTCAAATAACCAGAAAGATATTGATGTTTTAGCAGGGCTATTACGTATTATAGGAATGACTGTAGAAAAGGAAGATACAGATATGTTATTAACAATGGTAAAAGCGGGGTTATCCGATTCTCACTCTAAAACGCAAGAAGCGGCATTAATGGTAATAGAGCAATGGAGAACTCGAAATTGTTTAATAGCCATAGAAACTGCTCCATCATTTAACTCTTCTTGGCTTTGTGACTATGCAAAACAAATTGAATCAGAATTAAATGAAGAATTGCGACCATGCTAATACGAATGATTTCTGGAATAAGTAAGTGGGATGGTTCAAAAGCTGTCAACCGAAAAGACTATTATATCTGTGGTGATGCTATTGGTGACTTACGTACTACTGATAACAAATTGAGTGTTTGGAAAGCCGATACTCAGGAAGATATAAACGATGCCATTGTAGCATTAGCCTTAAATCGGGATTCAGTAAGTAAACTAAGCTATTTTCTTTTGAAAGAAGAAGATTTAGATAAAATGGATATTAAAATATCTGATGAGCAAGTGGGTGTTGCTGCAGGGCTGGATAGTCAAATTTTGACTAAACACCGAGATCTAATAGATTTAGACTATTGGAGACTCGGATATCTGGCGGACCATTTAACAGAACTTGCAAAAAATGTAAATAATAGAAGAATTTGTTCTGCAAGTGAAGTGAAAAAGTTACTTGAAAGATATAAGCAGGAAAATAAAATCACTCCAATACAAGTGAAGGACAAATTAAGAACAAGTTTAAAATGGTAAAACTATGGCATCACTAAACATGGTCGGACCCTACCTCTTAACAGAGCATGAAATAAATGCTAATGTAGAATTCGGAAGAATTGGTAATTATGCATTTGGGTATTTAAATGATAAGGGAGTGTTTATCGTAAGATATGTAGGACGTTCGGACACAAACTTACACACTAAAATAATGCTTGGGTTAATAGACAACAAAAAAAATCCTGCAAAATATCGTTATGAATGGTTTAAATTCAGCTATGCAGATACTCCTATAGAAGCATATATTAAAGAATGCAAGAATTATCATGACTTTGGAGGAGATAGGGGCAAGTTATTAAATATAACACATCCAGATTCTCCTGATAATTTAATAAAATGTCCTTTTTGTCAATGACATAATAATAAAATCAGTATTATTCATCCCCATCGCAGATATATTTTTCTATGGTGGGGATGATTTTAAAGTATCCACTATTCTATTACTTCACTTTAAAGAAACTGCCTCCATTCGTAATCAACTGGATTTTCTTTTCTCTCTCTTTTCAAAGGCAACGCATTCCCCTCCTTATCCACATACTTCCCCATCAGTTCCTCAATCAGCTTCTTGTTCTCCACCTGGGAGGAGAACAGTTCAAACATGTCCGTTTCCCGGATGGAATGCAGTGTCATGGCCGCCCTGTATGATTTGTTCTCGTCCGAGCCGGCACCATTCAGGTTAAGCAGCACATCGCCTACATTGAGCAGGTCAGCAGGAGTAACCATCGGAGCAATGGCTTCCGTTTCGGGAGAGCGGCTGTCCAGTTCCTCCTGTTCTTCTTTCAGCATTCTCATCTCCTCCAAAGGCAGTTTGCATTCCACTTCATCTTCCGGAATATCCTTATCCGCTCCGATAAAATCACTTCCGGTTTCCAGTTGCTGGCTCATGTAAGGGGCGACGGTCTTCCCGGCATTCTCGTCCAGATAGACAAAGCGGGTAGCTCCCATCACATCCTGTGCATTTCCCGGTTCACCGTTGTCTTTTTCTGCTTGTGGCCGATTGCGGGGAGTATAAAGCAGATCACAGATTTTACCTATTCTCTCTTTTTGTTTCCATACCTTATATAACAGATAAGCGGTACAGCCGAACCGTATTGATAAATAAACTATTTCTTCCATTCTATTGGCTTTTGAGTTGCTTCTTGATTATATATTTCATTGATGATATGCTGATACCTTTCCAGATGGTCTGACAGTACACTCCCTAAAAACATGGGGACAGACATTTCCGGTGCAATGACCGGCAATACTTTGGCAACAGTCCTGTACAATGTATCGTTAATATAGGTCTGCCTTCTTGCTCCCGACAGTTTCACTTTCAGAAACCGGCTCCGGTATTCATCTGAATCAGCCGCTCCATCCGGTGTTTTTTTTATTTGCTGTCTGGAAGAACCGCTTTTCTTCTCCTGTTTCTCCGGACAAGGTCCAGCCTGACTTTTTGTTTCCGGCTCCTCTTCCGGAGGAACCGTTCTTTCCAAAGCGGTCACATCTCCTGCCATCATGCGTTTCAATGCCTCCTCGTCCACTTGGTAATCCGTTCTTCTTTTGGTGGTCATAATTGTTTTTATTGAAGTTTCAGTATGGTTTCTATTTCCGCTGCCAGCAGGTCCAGACTGCTTCCTTTCATTGCGGAGGAAGATGGAGGGAACAAAGTGCTGCGGAACAGAGGCCCTTTCATTCCGGAGTCTTTTTTGTAACGTTCTGCACTGGGAATGACGGTTTCCAGTACCGGCAATTTCAGCGAACGGAAAATTTCAGTATAGCCGTTATACAGGTCTTTGGAAACACGTTTGTCCATCCGGTTCCAGAACATATGGATACCACGCAAGGGTACATCCTTATGCCGGTGCATGTATTCCCGGATGGCAAGGACAAAAGACATGCTGCTCCGCATTGCCATTCTTTCCTGCGTGATGGGAGTGAATACATAATCCATATTGATTACGGACTGGAATACACCGGGCACATTTACGGTGCCCGGAAGGTCAAAAAGGACAAGGTCATAATCCAGCTCCGACTTTTCAAGAAAGCGTCCGGCCGTTTCCCGGGCTTCTTCCGGAGTGGAGTTCAGGATGCTGTAGGCTTTCCTGCCGCTTGCTCCGAACTGTTCCACCAGCTGGTTTTGCAGATGCACGTTCTTTTCAATGTTTCCCACTTCCCAGTTCCGCATGGTACTGATGCTGTGCTGTGGATAATCACAATCCACCACCAGTACGTTATACCCCTTCAGGTAATGGAAGTAACTGGCGAGC from the Bacteroides eggerthii genome contains:
- a CDS encoding DUF4133 domain-containing protein encodes the protein MEYPVNKGAGNPVEFKGLKSQYLFVFAGGLAMVLLMVVFLYLTGVDQWICLSFGILSGSLLVWVIFRLNARYGEHGLMKLLAEKRHPRYLIHRKRVFRLFTRRRKKQQS
- a CDS encoding DUF4134 domain-containing protein; protein product: MKRRILFSVMCAVIAANTFAQGQGLAGINEATSLMTSYFDPATKLCYAIGAVLGLVGGIKTYGKFSSGDPDTSKTAASWFFACIFLIVAATILRSFFL
- a CDS encoding DUF4122 family protein, which encodes MEEIVYLSIRFGCTAYLLYKVWKQKERIGKICDLLYTPRNRPQAEKDNGEPGNAQDVMGATRFVYLDENAGKTVAPYMSQQLETGSDFIGADKDIPEDEVECKLPLEEMRMLKEEQEELDSRSPETEAIAPMVTPADLLNVGDVLLNLNGAGSDENKSYRAAMTLHSIRETDMFELFSSQVENKKLIEELMGKYVDKEGNALPLKRERKENPVDYEWRQFL
- a CDS encoding DUF3408 domain-containing protein, which gives rise to MTTKRRTDYQVDEEALKRMMAGDVTALERTVPPEEEPETKSQAGPCPEKQEKKSGSSRQQIKKTPDGAADSDEYRSRFLKVKLSGARRQTYINDTLYRTVAKVLPVIAPEMSVPMFLGSVLSDHLERYQHIINEIYNQEATQKPIEWKK
- a CDS encoding ParA family protein, with the protein product MKQIIHSKFKPMKKEPLFVALSNQKGGVGKSTFTVLLASYFHYLKGYNVLVVDCDYPQHSISTMRNWEVGNIEKNVHLQNQLVEQFGASGRKAYSILNSTPEEARETAGRFLEKSELDYDLVLFDLPGTVNVPGVFQSVINMDYVFTPITQERMAMRSSMSFVLAIREYMHRHKDVPLRGIHMFWNRMDKRVSKDLYNGYTEIFRSLKLPVLETVIPSAERYKKDSGMKGPLFRSTLFPPSSSAMKGSSLDLLAAEIETILKLQ